A part of Ziziphus jujuba cultivar Dongzao chromosome 8, ASM3175591v1 genomic DNA contains:
- the LOC107413721 gene encoding ABC transporter G family member 24, translating into MSEKPISPQISPKTHAFSITHFLLHFLSFILFLPPKFQKPIFIFLSRMSHNLKVSNFFTFIWLGIVVLSLINCVHFVRCQVVDDYEQFDNPAVLSLLTQIVYGRLNNLTTALSHDFGNRSSFCVKDPEAEWDRAFNFSTNLDFLSSCIQKTKGDITRRLCTAAEMKFYFTSFFESTGSANYLKPNKNCNLTSWVSGCEPGWACSVGSDQEVDLKNSRVIPSRTSHCQACCAGFFCPHGITCMIPCPLGSYCPLAKLNKTTGVCEPYLYQLPPGQPNHTCGGANIWADVGSTSELFCSAGSYCPTTTERVTCSSGHYCRMGSISEQRCFKLSSCNPNTANQNIHAYGVLLIAALSTLLLIIYNCSDQVLTTRERRLSKSREAAARNARETAKARKRWKAAKDAAKKHASGLQAHLSRTFSRKKDVPDPEKLKILNQRKPETDDDLYPCALDTSVSSSVQSEGKRKESGNLMQIIHEIEDNPESYEGFSIDAGDNTSNLPKGKEMNTHSQNFKYAYAQLEKEKAQQQENKNLTFSGVIKMATDTRIRKRPLIEISFKDLTLTLKAKNKHLLRCVTGKIKPGRITAVMGPSGAGKTTFLSAIAGKAIGCNVSGLILINGKNESIHSYKKIIGFVPQDDIVHGNLTVEENLWFSAKCRLSVDLSKPDKVLVVERVIENLGLQTVRNYLVGTVEKRGISGGQRKRVNVGLEMVMEPSLLILDEPTSGLDSASSQLLLRALKREALEGVNICMVVHQPSYALFKMFDDLILLAKGGLTVYHGPTKKVEEYFAGLGINIPDRVNPPDHFIDILEGIELPSRSSGMSYKELPIKWMLHNGYKVPPDMRQNTVGIASSSMDADLTNEVNPAGAMMEEQSFAGELWQDVKSNVELHRDKMRLNFLSSKDLSQRKTPGVFQQYKYFLIRVGKQRLREAKIQVVDYFILLLAGACLGSLAKVSDQNFGAVGYTYSIIAVSLLCKIAALRSFSMDKLHFWRESSSGMSSLAYFLAKDTIDHFNTVIKPVVYLSMFYFFTNPRSSFADNYIVLLCLVYCVTGIAYAFAIFFEQGAAQLWSVLLPVVLTLIATRPKDGLIIKNLANVGYPKWALEAFVIANAERYYGVWLITRCGSLLKSGYNLHDWFLCIVILILFGLISRLIAFFFMVIFQKK; encoded by the exons ATGTCCGAAAAACCCATCTCTCCCCAAATTTCCCCCAAAACCCATGCATTCTCTATAACCCATTTCTTACTTCACTTTCtctctttcattctttttttgccaccaaaattccaaaaacccatatttattttcttgtccAGAATGAGTCACAACCTTAAAGTTTCCAactttttcacatttatttgGTTGGGCATTGTTGTTTTGAGCTTGATAAATTGTGTACATTTTGTTCGTTGCCAAGTTGTGGATGACTATGAGCAGTTTGACAACCCTGCAGTTCTTTCTCTTCTCACGCAGATTGTCTATGGTCGCCTAAACAATCTTACTACTGCTCTCAGTCATGATTTCGGCAACCGGTCCAGCTTCTGTGTTAAGGATCC GGAAGCTGAATGGGATCGGGCATTCAATTTTTCGACCAATTTGGATTTTTTGTCTTCTTGCATTCAGAAGACTAAAG GAGATATTACAAGGCGTTTGTGTACAGCAGCGGAAATGAAATTCTATTTTACCAGTTTCTTTGAAAGCACTGGGAGTGCCAACTATTTGAAACCTAACAAGAATTGTAATTTAACCTCATGGGTTTCTGGTTGCGAGCCAGGCTGGGCCTGTAGTGTTGGTTCTGATCAGGAGGTTGATCTTAAAAATTCACGGGTTATCCCTTCAAGAACTAGTCACTGCCAAGCTTGTTGTGCAGGCTTTTTCTGTCCCCATGGTATTACATGCATGATAC CTTGCCCCTTGGGTTCTTATTGTCCCCTTGCAAAACTCAATAAAACAACTGGTGTATGTGAACC ATATCTATACCAACTACCTCCAGGGCAGCCAAACCATACCTGTGGAGGAGCAAATATTTGGGCAGATGTTGGTAGTACTAGTGAGTTATTCTGTTCCGCTGGATCATATTGTCCGACAACCACTGAGAGAGTTACTTGCAGTAGTGG GCATTACTGCAGGATGGGTTCTATATCTGAACAAC GCTGCTTCAAATTGTCTTCCTGTAACCCAAACACAGCAAATCAAAATATTCATGCATATGGAGTACTGCTGATA GCTGCTTTGAGTACTCTGCTACTCATTATTTACAACTGTTCTGACCAAGTTCTAACCACTAGGGAAAGGAGACTGTCTAAATCAAGGGAAGCAGCAGCCAGAAATGCAAGGGAGACGGCAAAAGCACGCAAGAGATGGAAAGCTGCTAAAGATGCTGCTAAGAAGCATGCAAGTGGATTGCAAGCTCATTTGTCTCGCACATTTTCTCGTAAGAAAGATGTGCCAGATCCTGAGAAACTTAAGATTTTGAATCAAAGGAAACCTGAAACAGATGATGATCTATATCCATGTGCTTTGGATACATCTGTATCTTCATCTGTTCAATcagaaggaaagagaaaagaatcTGGTAACCTCATGCAGATAATTCATGAGATTGAAGATAACCCTGAGAGTTATGAAGGTTTCAGTATAGATGCTGGAGATAACACTAGTAATCTgccaaaaggaaaagaaatgaatACTCATAGCCAAAATTTTAAGTATgcatatgctcaacttgagaaagagaaagctcagcagcaagaaaataaaaatcttacctTCTCAGGAGTAATTAAAATGGCCACTGATACACGAATCAGGAAGCGGCCGCTAATTGAGATTTCTTTCAAAGACCTGACCCTTactttaaaagcaaaaaataagcaCCTGTTGAGGTGTGTTACTGGTAAAATCAAACCTGGCCGAATTACAGCTGTTATGGGGCCATCAGGGGCaggtaaaacaacatttctCTCTGCTATAGCCGGAAAAGCTATTGGATGCAATGTcagtggtttaattttaataaatggaAAGAACGAATCAATCCACTCCTATAAGAAAATCATAGGTTTTGTGCCACAAGATGATATTGTGCATGGAAACTTGACAGTGGAGGAGAATCTATGGTTTAGTGCAAAGTGCAG ACTATCAGTGGACTTGTCGAAACCAGATAAAGTTCTGGTTGTTGAAAGAGTTATTGAAAACTTGGGGCTTCAGACAGTACGGAATTATTTGGTTGGAACAGTGGAGAAGCGAGGAATCTCTGGAGGTCAGAGAAAACGAGTTAATGTTGGACTTGAGATGGTTATGGAACCTTCACTTTTAATTTTGGATGAACCCACATCTGGTTTGGACAGTGCTTCTTCCCAACTGCTTCTTAGAGCACTTAAACGGGAAGCTCTTGAAGGAGTAAACATCTGCATGGTGGTTCATCAACCAAG CTATGCCTTGTTCAAGATGTTTGATGATTTAATACTTCTTGCAAAAGGCGGTCTTACTGTGTATCATGGACCAACGAAAAAAGTCGAAGAATACTTTGCAGGCCTTGGGATCAATATTCCAGATCGTGTGAACCCTCCAGACCATTTTATTGACATTTTGGAGGGTATAGAATTACCAAGTAGAAGTTCAGGAATGAGTTATAAAGAACTCCCCATCAAATGGATGCTTCATAATGGGTACAAAGTACCCCCTGATATGAGACAGAATACTGTTGGAATTGCATCTTCCTCTATGGATGCAGATTTGACTAATGAGGTAAATCCTGCTGGTGCTATGATGGAGGAGCAATCTTTTGCTGGTGAGTTATGGCAAGATGTGAAAAGTAATGTGGAGCTGCATAGGGACAAGATGAGGCTCAATTTTTTGAGTTCCAAGGACTTGTCACAGCGGAAAACTCCAGGTGTATTCCAACAATATAAATACTTTCTCATCAG GGTTGGTAAGCAGAGACTACGAGAAGCTAAAATTCAAGTAGTTGATTATTTTATTCTGTTACTTGCTGGAGCTTGCTTAGGATCACTTGCTAAAGTGAGCGACCAGAATTTTGGTGCAGTTGGTTATACTTATTCCATTATTGCAGTTT CACTGCTGTGCAAAATTGCTGCTTTGAGATCATTTTCCATGGATAAATTACATTTCTGGAGAGAGAGTTCTTCTGGCATGAGCAGCTTGGCTTATTTTCTTGCAAAGGATACAATTGATCATTTCAATACAGTGATCAAACCCGTGGTGTATCTCTCAATGTTCTATTTCTTCACCAACCCAAGATCTTCCTTTGCAGATAATTACATTGTTCTTCTCTGCCTTGTGTACTGTGTGACTGGTATAGCCTATGCATTTGCCATCTTCTTTGAACAAGGTGCAGCTCAATTG TGGTCAGTCCTCCTTCCAGTTGTTTTGACTCTTATTGCAACACGACCAAAAGATGGTCTAATCATTAAGAATTTAGCTAATGTTGGTTACCCTAAGTGGGCTTTGGAAGCATTTGTGATTGCTAATGCTGAAAG GTACTATGGAGTTTGGCTGATAACTCGCTGTGGTTCGCTTCTGAAAAGTGGCTATAATCTTCATGACTGGTTTCTTTGTATAGTCATCCTCATCCTCTTTGGTCTTATCAGTCGTTTGATAGCATTTTTCTTTATGGTAATCTTTCAAAAGAAGTAA